Proteins encoded in a region of the Rutidosis leptorrhynchoides isolate AG116_Rl617_1_P2 chromosome 9, CSIRO_AGI_Rlap_v1, whole genome shotgun sequence genome:
- the LOC139866247 gene encoding clavaminate synthase-like protein At3g21360 gives MDTGKYFRQVNLPEQKQYDDGVIFPVVLSPNTNFDCNFTAEAKESDFKEAIKAEKQWIESLVDKYGVILFRGFPVKSASDFNDVVEAFGFPEIEYVGGRAPRTKVVGRVYTANESPPENRVPFHHEMSYVPDAPSKLFFFCEQEPGKGGQTPLVLSHIIYDKMKEKYPEFIAEVEEHGVKNVVVMGDEDDSSNVGGRGWKSAYMTNDKKVAEERAAKQGAKLEWMHGNAVKVTTGPLPAFRFDKKSQHKTWFNNIAYTKPVPLNGINVDDHDTYIELGNGGLVSDQAQKECSKIMEEECVVVPWKNGDVMLVNNLIVLHARQPLLKPPRRVLASLCK, from the exons atgGATACCGGAAAATACTTCCGACAAGTAAACTTACCTGAGCAAAAGCAGTACGATGACGGCGTTATCTTTCCGGTGGTGTTATCTCCAAACACAAACTTCGACTGTAATTTCACTGCCGAAGCAAAAGAGAGTGATTTTAAAGAGGCTATTAAAGCCGAGAAGCAATGGATAGAGTCACTTGTTGATAAATATGGTGTTATTCTCTTTCGAGGCTTCCCCGTTAAGTCAGCTTCCGATTTTAATGACGTTGTGGAAGCGTTCGGTTTCCCTGAAATTGAATACGTAGGAGGTCGAGCCCCTCGAACTAAAGTCGTTGGCCGGGTTTACACAGCTAATGAAAGCCCTCCGGAAAATCGAGTTCCTTTTCATCATGAGATGTCTTAT GTTCCAGACGCCCCCTCGAAGCTATTTTTCTTTTGTGAACAAGAACCAGGAAAGGGCGGCCAAACTCCATTAGTGTTGAGTCATATCATTTACGATAAGATGAAAGAAAAGTACCCCGAGTTCATTGCAGAAGTGGAAGAACATGGAGTGAAAAATGTAGTAGTAATGGGGGATGAGGATGACTCATCAAACGTAGGCGGTAGAGGTTGGAAGTCGGCATACATGACTAACGACAAGAAGGTTGCAGAGGAAAG GGCAGCAAAACAGGGAGCAAAACTAGAATGGATGCACGGAAATGCGGTAAAAGTTACAACAGGTCCACTACCAGCTTTTAGATTCGACAAAAAAAGTCAACATAAAACGTGGTTCAATAACATTGCATATACTAAGCCTGTTCCACTAAACGGTATCAATGTTGATGATCATGATACTTATATTGAGCTTGGAAATGGTGGCCTTGTGTCTGATCAAGCACAAAAGGAGTGCTCGAAAATAATGGAAGAAGAATGTGTTGTAGTTCCTTGGAAGAACGGTGATGTCATGCTTGTTAATAATCTCATTGTTCTTCACGCTCGACAACCGCTACTAAAACCACCTCGACGCGTACTTGCTTCTCTTTGCAAGTGA
- the LOC139869422 gene encoding clavaminate synthase-like protein At3g21360, producing the protein MATERFFQQVSLPEQKHYDHGIIFPVVLTPNTNIYSNLTEEEKVCSFKEAIKAEKQWLESLVDKCGVILFRGFPVKSPSDFNDVVEAFEFPELEYVSGLATRTKVVGRVYTANECPPEIRVPFHHEMAYIRDSPSKLFFFCELEPGKGGQTPIVLSHIVYDKMKEKYPEFVADLEEHGVKIIVIMKDDNDLSNVGGRGWKSAYMTNDKNVAEERAAKQDAKLEWMEGNAVKFSTGPLPAFRFDKNNQRKTWFNNIAFTKTGPPNGRNADDYTYIELGYDAVVPDEAQKECLKIMDEECVVIPWKNGDVMLVNNLMVLHSRQPLLKPPRRVLASLCK; encoded by the exons ATGGCCACCGAAAGATTCTTTCAACAAGTAAGCTTACCGGAGCAAAAACATTACGACCACGGCATTATCTTTCCGGTGGTGTTAACCCCAAACACAAACATTTACTCTAACTTGACCGAAGAAGAAAAAGTGTGTTCTTTTAAAGAGGCTATTAAAGCCGAGAAGCAATGGCTAGAGTCACTTGTTGATAAATGTGGTGTGATTCTCTTTCGAGGCTTCCCCGTTAAGTCTCCTTCCGATTTTAACGACGTTGTAGAAGCTTTCGAATTCCCTGAATTGGAATACGTAAGCGGTCTAGCTACTCGAACTAAAGTCGTTGGTCGGGTTTACACAGCTAACGAATGTCCTCCCGAAATACGAGTTCCTTTCCATCATGAGATGGCTTAT ATTCGAGACTCCCCTTCGAAGCTATTTTTCTTTTGTGAACTAGAACCAGGAAAGGGCGGGCAAACTCCAATAGTCTTGAGTCATATTGTTTACGATAAGATGAAAGAAAAGTACCCCGAATTCGTTGCGGATTTGGAAGAACATGGAGTAAAGATTATTGTTATAATGAAGGATGATAATGATCTATCAAACGTTGGTGGTAGAGGTTGGAAATCGGCGTACATGACCAACGACAAGAATGTTGCAGAGGAAAG GGCAGCAAAACAGGACGCAAAACTAGAATGGATGGAGGGGAATGCGGTAAAATTTTCTACAGGTCCACTACCAGCCTTCAGATTTGACAAAAATAATCAACGTAAAACGTGGTTTAATAATATTGCATTTACAAAGACTGGCCCACCGAATGGTAGAAATGCTGATGATTATACGTATATCGAGCTCGGATATGATGCCGTTGTGCCTGATGAAGCTCAGAAGGAGTGTTTGAAAATAATGGACGAAGAATGTGTTGTGATACCGTGGAAGAACGGTGATGTTATGCTTGTTAATAATCTCATGGTCCTTCACTCTCGACAACCGCTACTAAAGCCACCTCGTCGCGTACTTGCATCTCTATGCAAGTGA